The uncultured Fibrobacter sp. DNA segment CGAGCCATTACCATTGTCTCCGGGATTTAGGGGTTTCCAACCACTGCTAGATTTTAAGCGCGATGCCGCAAGAGTATCGCCCCCCATCGTTTTGATGAGTTCATTCCATTCTTCAATATCTGGCAGATGCCACCCCAGAGGACATGCGTTTTCCCTATAACCATTGTCATAATAGGCAAAACCTTTCTCAGCACAGCTATCTTCCTCATAATAACACGTTGACCCTTTAAAGTCATAATCATAATGTTCAATGTCAAAGAATCTCAAATTCTGGGCCATCCATACCCGTTTGCCAATGGTGGTATACCGATAGCTGTTGCTATCCCTCTCGTCCACGAAAGTTCCCCGATTCGGCATGCCATAGGTGTTAGTGCCTGATTCCGGACAAACCACTGCGGCATCGAAATCATCATGGACTATTTCATCATCTTCTTCATCCCCGCCGGAAAGGCAGGAAGAAAAAAATACAGCAAGTAAAAGTAGTACGATGTTTTTTAATTTCATAACAACAAATTACCTAAAATTCAAAAAGTTTATCTGGGAATTTTGCTGAACTACGCAAAGCGAGGATCTCTGTCGTCACTTTGGTCTCGATACCGGATACGATTACCGAGACTTCCATCTTTTTGAGGTTGTCCAAGGCATCATAGGTGAAAGTGGTCAGCGTATTCTTTTCGGCATCATTGCTTTCTATTTTCTCAATGCGTTTTTTTGCAGAATCGTAATACAACGTTCCTTTGTCTCCGGCAATTGAATACAGATTGCCTGAAACATAAACGGGTTCCTGCCAGACGCCAGAATCGAGTGGGTTGAATTTCGTATAGGATTGCGCCTCCAGAGCCTTGCCATTGTATGGCAATATCTGCGATTTTTTTG contains these protein-coding regions:
- a CDS encoding FISUMP domain-containing protein yields the protein MKLKNIVLLLLAVFFSSCLSGGDEEDDEIVHDDFDAAVVCPESGTNTYGMPNRGTFVDERDSNSYRYTTIGKRVWMAQNLRFFDIEHYDYDFKGSTCYYEEDSCAEKGFAYYDNGYRENACPLGWHLPDIEEWNELIKTMGGDTLAASRLKSSSGWKPLNPGDNGNGSDDCGFSVLPAKTTVYGYDGYRAYFVSSSPGLLGKLTKIFDTDDPVIKQSDWSSANASIRCVMD